One stretch of Cygnus olor isolate bCygOlo1 chromosome 1, bCygOlo1.pri.v2, whole genome shotgun sequence DNA includes these proteins:
- the RPS19BP1 gene encoding active regulator of SIRT1 yields MSASLLRRGLELLEAQGRGKAPPGLQPGSGGPRTRRRKVAPGPGKSKATIKGRVVKSAIEEYHKKKAVSHLRENLQYMTSGRCVADKAVTQQVLTQNRGRKSKDRPPEKKAKKKPEGTVFTEEDFRKFEREYFGTL; encoded by the exons ATGTCGGCATCGCTGCTGCGGCggggcctggagctgctggaggcgCAGG GCCGCGGGAAGGCCCCGCCCGGCCTCCAGCCGGGGAGCGGCGGCCCCAGGACGCGGCGGAGGAAGGTGGCGCCTGGGCCGGGGAAGAGCAAGGCCACGATTAAGGGCAGGGTCGTGAAGTCGGCGATAG AGGAGTATCACAAGAAGAAGGCCGTGAGTCACTTGAGAGAAAACCTGCAGTACATGACGAGTGGACGATGTGTGGCAGACAAAGCTGTCACCCAACAA GTTCTTACCCAGAACAGAGGTAGGAAGTCCAAAGATCGACCTCCAGAGAAGAAGGCGAAGAAGAAGCCTGAGGGCACTGTATTTACAGAGGAAGATTTCCGTAAATTTGAGAGAGAATACTTCGGGACACTGTAA
- the ATF4 gene encoding LOW QUALITY PROTEIN: cyclic AMP-dependent transcription factor ATF-4 (The sequence of the model RefSeq protein was modified relative to this genomic sequence to represent the inferred CDS: inserted 1 base in 1 codon; deleted 2 bases in 1 codon): MSLLNNEMLLGVSSPFSQPCSVAEESLGLLDDYLEVAEPXSSHGFSSDKAKAVSSNWLAVDSLGNTIDSSQEDAFSGMEWMVEKMDLKEFDFDALLGMEHLDATVSPDELMATLEDTCDLLFNPTTQEFHCKEPPLIPDLITNLPESPIGADPMAPLASLWTFPLSPGSLTSTPDHSFSLELGSEVDVLEGERKLEGPTFVVVITKSEKEEENHSDDSGICMSPDSYLGTPQHSPTNSLGSLNDNQFPADASCGSVRSKPYDHPAEKVVSAKMKGEKKIDKKLKKMEQNKTAATRYRQKKRAEQEALSGECRDLEQKNQALKEKADSLSKEIQYLKDLIEEVRKAKVKRARVPE; encoded by the exons ATGAGCCTCTTGAACAACGAGATGCTGTTGGGGGTGTCATCCCCCTTCAGCCAGCCGTGTTCGGTGGCTGAGGAAAGTCTGGGACTCCTAGATGACTACCTGGAGGTGGCCGAGC TCAGTTCGCATGGGTTCTCCAGCGACAAGGCTAAGGCAGTCTCCTCCAATTGGCTCGCTGTGGACAGTTTAGGCAACACCATAGATAGCAGCCAGG AGGATGCCTTCTCTGGCATGGAGTGGATGGTGGAGAAGATGGATCTGAAGGAATTCGATTTTGATGCCCTGTTAGGTATGGAACATCTGGACGCCACCGTCTCACCAGACGAGCTGATGGCCACGTTGGAAGACACGTGTGATCTCCTATTTAACCCTACCACCCAGGAATTTCACTGCAAAGAACCTCCACTGATCCCTGACCTAATCACCAATCTCCCTGAATCTCCAATTGGAGCAGATCCAATGGCCCCATTGGCTTCCCTCTGgacttttcccctctccccagggTCTCTTACTTCTACTCCAGACCATTCATTTAGTTTAGAACTAGGTAGTGAAGTGGATGttctggaaggagaaagaaaactggag GGCCCCACCTTTGTGGTAGTGATCACTAAGtctgagaaggaggaggagaaccaTTCTGATGATAGTGGAATATGCATGAGCCCAGACTCCTACCTGGGAACACCCCAACACAGTCCTACCAATTCACTTGGATCCCTCAATGACAACCAGTTCCCTGCAGATGCCAGCTGTGGCTCTGTGCGGTCCAAACCCTATGATCATCCTGCTGAGAAGGTAGTGTCAGCAaagatgaaaggagaaaagaaaatagataagaaactgaaaaagatgGAGCAGAATAAGACAGCTGCCACACGTTACCGACAGAAGAAGAGGGCAGAACAGGAGGCGCTGTCTGGGGAGTGCAGAGACTTGGAGCAGAAGAATCAGGccctgaaagagaaagcagattCCCTGAGTAAGGAAATCCAGTACCTAAAAGATCTGATTGAAGAGGTCCGGAAGGCCAAGGTCAAAAGAGCTAGGGTCCCTGAGTAG